Part of the Undibacter mobilis genome is shown below.
CCGAGGACCATCGTCGTGGGCCAATTTTCGGTAGCGTCCTGAAAAGAACAGAAGCGGCGGCCGGCCCGTGTGGTGGATGGTATAGCCGGTGACCTCACAGACGAATATTTCATGGTCTCCGCCGTCGTAAACCGCGTAGGGCCGGCATTCGAAGTGCATCAGAACGTCCGGCGGCAGCGGGCTGCCATTGCCGGCGCGTCGGTCGGCGAGACCTTCCCATTTGCTGCCGGCAGCCCGAGCGAAGCGGTTGGACAGCTCGATCTGGTTTTCTCCCAGGATCGAAATGGCCAGAGCCTTGGCGGCCTTCCACTGCGCCAGACCGAGGGCGCTGCGCGCCACGCTAAACAGCACGAGCGCCGGTTCGAGCGACACCGAGTTGAACGAGCTGACCGTAGCGCCGAGCTTATTGCCGTCGACCTCGGCCGAAATGATGGCAACGCCGGTTCCGAACAGCCCCAGGGCGTTGCGGAAATCGCGAACGTTGAATGTGGCGGCGGTCGTATCGCTCATGTCAGGCCGCGGACCAGAGGGGGCTGAACTGAGTGGCGACAACATCTTCATAGCGCGGGTGGCCCTTGAGGATGCCGATATCGCGAGCGAAGGCGTTCATGCCTTCGACGAAGGATGGCGATATCGCCGCATCGTAATAGGGCAGGTCGCGCCGGATGAGTTCGGCGATCAGTTCGGCTTCAGT
Proteins encoded:
- a CDS encoding flavin reductase family protein, producing the protein MSDTTAATFNVRDFRNALGLFGTGVAIISAEVDGNKLGATVSSFNSVSLEPALVLFSVARSALGLAQWKAAKALAISILGENQIELSNRFARAAGSKWEGLADRRAGNGSPLPPDVLMHFECRPYAVYDGGDHEIFVCEVTGYTIHHTGRPPLLFFSGRYRKLAHDDGPRAPEDNLWLHGW